Proteins encoded together in one Solanum lycopersicum chromosome 7, SLM_r2.1 window:
- the LOC101261432 gene encoding probable serine/threonine-protein kinase WNK11: MPFASVDSMEEEKEQFAEVDPSGRFGRYAELLGHGAVKKVYRAFDIQEGRDVAWNQIQLSKFIDMPYVVNKIHSEIELLKNLKNDNIIVLYHFWRDKEHNTLNFITEECVSGNLRDYRKKHRRVSMKALKNWSRQILQGLDYLHTHDPCVIHRDLNCSNIFINGNVGKVKIGDLGLATIVGKSHAAHSMLGTPGYMAPELYEEDYTELVDIYSFGMCLLEMATMEIPYSECESLAKLYRKVTSGVKPQAFNKVSDKELKDFIEKCIGQPRARPSAADLLMDPFLSDVDNC, encoded by the exons ATGCCATTTGCAAGTGTTGATTCGATGGAGGAAGAAAAGGAACAATTTGCTGAAGTCGATCCATCAGGTAGATTTGGTCGATACGCGGAGTTACTAGGTCATGGTGCTGTGAAGAAAGTATACAGAGCATTTGATATACAAGAAGGCAGAGATGTAGCGTGGAATCAAATTCAATTGAGTAAATTTATCGACATGCCTTATGTTGTCAATAAAATTCATTCTGAGATTGAGTTGTTGAAGAACTTGAAGAACGATAATATCATCGTGTTGTATCATTTCTGGAGAGACAAAGAACATAACACACTCAATTTCATCACTGAGGAATGTGTGTCTGGGAATTTGAGGGATTATAGGAAGAAGCATCGTCGCGTTTCTATGAAGGCGTTGAAGAATTGGTCTAGACAGATATTGCAGGGGTTGGATTATTTGCATACTCATGATCCTTGTGTTATTCATAGAGATCTTAATTGCAGCAACATATTTATCAATGGCAATGTTGGGAAg GTAAAAATAGGTGATCTTGGGTTGGCTACAATAGTAGGGAAGAGTCATGCAGCACATTCAATGCTAGGGACACCAGGGTATATGGCACCAGAACTATATGAAGAGGACTACACAGAGTTAGTAGATATTTACTCATTTGGAATGTGTTTGCTAGAAATGGCCACTATGGAAATACCATATAGTGAATGTGAAAGCCTAGCCAAATTATACAGGAAGGTTACATCAGGAGTAAAGCCTCAAGCTTTCAACAAAGTGAGTGATAAAGAGTTGAAAGATTTCATTGAAAAATGCATTGGACAACCAAGAGCAAGACCATCTGCTGCTGACTTGCTAATGGATCCTTTTCTATCTGATGTTGATAATTGTTGA
- the LOC101251200 gene encoding BTB/POZ domain-containing protein At5g48130, with product MGTSSSPKDSSILYSPLSSPNVGALLKIKIISWSQETGLPVTIRVRIADRTFNLHKHPLFSKSGYFRRQLNESNEAELPSNFPGGAETFEMMALFIYGSSTLVDPFNVAALRCAAEYLEMTEEYISGNLCERFDIYLNQVVLQSWDDTLIVLQKCQMLLPLAEELLIVSRCIESLAFMACMEILDPERRRDHPVVTLDALASQPWSNETVKAILSQDLWIKDLIALPFPFFKRIMSSLRRQGMKEKYVSPIVLFYANKWVLSRKTHQYWQDARKDGKADNDVEDDDDDDTNEKVSKILQGILDLLPMGEKASKVIPVGFYFSLLSRSLQLGLTSESREKLQDQIASLLYLARMEDFLLPDSSNDSISSCIELTVMKSIFSKYVSFMELTHTPSPRNYIVAELWDIYLTKIATDPEWSSKRFLELIETVPLSSRQTHDHLYRALSTFLMAHPDMSQEEKGSVCKYLNCQKLSQEMCIEAVQNELMPLRLIVQALFVQQLNTQQAFKECSDSFRYAQCGEYSGSLSSTIYPNSKSQNLVESPYMEGSEGGSKTLSFLLKDSAMQRSEFSRKEYESTSFRIQNLEEELMSLKKTLQLQHISKQTETISKKVEPVSANFQSLKPYGLEGRTPSNKSVGQVTSCIGSVNFSSQKRYANRLLKIFRRISLFGRGKSRKKQGGNGLRPKILNF from the exons ATGGGTACTTCTTCAAGTCCAAAAGACTCTTCAATTCTTTATAGTCCACTTTCATCTCCTAATGTTGGTGCTTTGCTTAAAATCAAGATCATTTCATG GAGTCAAGAAACTGGTTTACCTGTCACAATTCGAGTTCGGATAGCTGACAGAACCTTTAACTTGCATAAG CACCCCTTGTTCTCGAAAAGCGGATACTTCAGAAGACAACTGAATGAATCAAATGAGGCTGAATTACCAAGTAACTTCCCTGGAGGAGCAGAGACTTTCGAAATGATGGCACTCTTCATCTATGGATCCTCCACGTTAGTTGACCCTTTCAATGTTGCAGCGCTAAGATGTGCAGCAGAGTACCTTGAAATGACAGAAGAGTACATCTCTGGCAATCTTTGTGAGCGTTTCGACATATATTTGAACCAGGTTGTGCTGCAAAGCTGGGATGATACTCTGATAGTACtccaaaaatgccaaatgttgcTTCCTTTGGCTGAGGAGCTGCTGATTGTTAGCCGTTGCATCGAGTCACTTGCCTTCATGGCCTGCATGGAAATTCTTGATCCTGAAAGGAGAAGAGACCATCCAGTTGTTACATTAGACGCCTTAGCTAGTCAGCCTTGGAGCAATGAGACAGTTAAGGCTATTCTCAGCCAAGATTTGTGGATTAAAGATCTCATCGCTCTGCCATTTCCATTCTTCAAGAGGATAATGTCATCTCTGAGAAGACAAGGGATGAAGGAAAAATATGTCAGCCCCATAGTTCTTTTCTATGCAAACAAATGGGTACTTTCTAGAAAAACTCACCAGTATTGGCAGGACGCTAGGAAGGATGGGAAAGCTGACAATGAcgttgaggatgatgatgatgatgatactAATGAAAAGGTTTCCAAGATTCTTCAAGGGATTCTTGATTTGCTCCCTATGGGAGAGAAAGCGAGTAAAGTAATCCCCGTTGGATTTTATTTCTCTTTGCTTTCAAGATCACTTCAACTTGGTTTAACAAGTGAAAGTAGGGAAAAGCTGCAAGATCAGATTGCGTCCCTACTGTACTTGGCTCGAATGGAAGATTTCCTCCTTCCGGATAGCAGCAATGACTCCATATCCTCCTGCATTGAGTTAACAGTAATGAAGagcatattttcaaaatatgtatCCTTCATGGAGTTAACTCATACACCTTCACCAAGAAACTACATTGTCGCTGAACTTTGGGATATATATCTAACCAAGATAGCCACTGATCCAGAATGGAGTTCGAAAAGATTCTTAGAGCTCATTGAAACTGTTCCATTGTCCAGCAGGCAAACGCACGATCATCTCTACAGAGCTTTAAGCACTTTTCTCATG GCACATCCAGATATGTCACAAGAAGAGAAAGGATCGGTGTGCAAATACCTCAATTGCCAGAAACTTTCGCAAGAAATGTGCATTGAAGCAGTTCAAAATGAATTGATGCCGTTGAGACTTATTGTCCAGGCGCTGTTTGTTCAGCAACTAAATACACAGCAAGCTTTTAAAGAATGTTCAGACTCGTTTCGATATGCTCAATGTGGAGAGTACTCTGGAAGCCTCTCAAGTACAATATATCCAAATTCCAAAAGCCAGAATTTGGTTGAGAGTCCATATATGGAGGGAAGTGAAGGAGGCAGCAAAACACTAAGCTTCTTGTTAAAAGATTCAGCAATGCAAAGGTCCGAATTCTCAAGGAAGGAATATGAATCCACGAGCTTCAGAATCCAAAACCTTGAAGAAGAATTGATGTCCTTGAAGAAAACGCTTCAACTGCAGCACATATCTAAGCAAACAGAAACCATCTCCAAGAAAGTTGAACCAGTTTCTGCAAATTTTCAAAGCTTGAAACCATATGGACTAGAGGGAAGAACGCCAAGCAATAAGAGTGTTGGCCAAGTGACTAGTTGCATTGGTTCTGTGAATTTCTCTTCCCAAAAACGATATGCTAATAGGTTACTTAAGATTTTCCGGAGGATATCTTTGTTTGGCAgaggaaaatcaagaaaaaagcAAGGTGGAAATGGCCTTAGGCCAAAGATATTGAACTTTTAA
- the LOC101250906 gene encoding thymidylate kinase isoform X4, producing MENKESSSSRGALIVLEGLDRCGKTSQSGRLYKYLDEQGHSVESWRFPDRNTGVGQMISSYLANKSQLDDHAIHLLFSANRWEKRSLMEEKLKSGTTLIVDRYSYSGVAFSSAKGLDIEWCKAPEIGLLAPDLVVYLDISPEKAAERGGYGDERYEQLEFQKKVAGSYLSLRDSSWKVIDATLSIEDVEKKLREVVLDCMITCHKGKPLSQLWPC from the exons ATGGAGAACAAAGAGAGCAGCAGCTCCAGAGGTGCTTTAATTGTTTTAGAAGGGTTGGATCGCTGTGGGAAGACATCGCAATCTGGCAGACTGTACAAGTATTTGGATGAGCAGGGACATTCAGTTGAGTCGTGGAGATTTCCTGACAGAAATACAGGCGTTGGGCAAATGATTTCTTCTTATCTTGCAAACAAATCACAGTTGGATGACCATGCAATCCATCTTCTCTTCAGTGCAAATCGTTGGGAAAAGAG ATCATTAATGGAGGAGAAGCTGAAGAGTGGAACGACTCTCATCGTTGACCGCTATTCTTATTCTGGGGTGGCATTTTCCTCTGCCAAGGGACTTGATATTGAATGGTGTAAG GCTCCAGAAATAGGGTTGTTAGCTCCAGATCTGGTTGTATATCTCGACATATCTCCAGAG AAAGCTGCTGAAAGAGGAGGTTATGGAGATGAAAGATATGAGCAGCTTGAGTTTCAGAAAAAGGTTGCTGGATCTTATTTGTCTCTTCGTGATTCCTCGTGGAAG GTTATCGATGCAACCCTTTCGATTGAAGATGTAGAGAAGAAGCTCAGAGAAGTTGTACTTGACTGTATGATTACGTGCCACAAAGGGAAACCATTGTCTCAGTTATGGCCATGTTAG
- the LOC101250906 gene encoding thymidylate kinase isoform X2: MSNFALTTTLRSFVPKTISTFPRKFGTWAALFSLKSSLDLKLRFKPSRLIHMENKESSSSRGALIVLEGLDRCGKTSQSGRLYKYLDEQGHSVESWRFPDRNTGVGQMISSYLANKSQLDDHAIHLLFSANRWEKRSLMEEKLKSGTTLIVDRYSYSGVAFSSAKGLDIEWCKAPEIGLLAPDLVVYLDISPEKAAERGGYGDERYEQLEFQKKVAGSYLSLRDSSWKVIDATLSIEDVEKKLREVVLDCMITCHKGKPLSQLWPC, translated from the exons ATGAGCAATTTCGCACTCACCACAACACT CAGAAGTTTTGTACCAAAGACAATTTCGACCTTTCCTAGAAAATTTGGAACTTGGGCAGCTTTATTTTCATTGAAGTCTAGCTTGGATTTGAAGTTACGTTTTAAGCCTTCGAGACTTATTCATATGGAGAACAAAGAGAGCAGCAGCTCCAGAGGTGCTTTAATTGTTTTAGAAGGGTTGGATCGCTGTGGGAAGACATCGCAATCTGGCAGACTGTACAAGTATTTGGATGAGCAGGGACATTCAGTTGAGTCGTGGAGATTTCCTGACAGAAATACAGGCGTTGGGCAAATGATTTCTTCTTATCTTGCAAACAAATCACAGTTGGATGACCATGCAATCCATCTTCTCTTCAGTGCAAATCGTTGGGAAAAGAG ATCATTAATGGAGGAGAAGCTGAAGAGTGGAACGACTCTCATCGTTGACCGCTATTCTTATTCTGGGGTGGCATTTTCCTCTGCCAAGGGACTTGATATTGAATGGTGTAAG GCTCCAGAAATAGGGTTGTTAGCTCCAGATCTGGTTGTATATCTCGACATATCTCCAGAG AAAGCTGCTGAAAGAGGAGGTTATGGAGATGAAAGATATGAGCAGCTTGAGTTTCAGAAAAAGGTTGCTGGATCTTATTTGTCTCTTCGTGATTCCTCGTGGAAG GTTATCGATGCAACCCTTTCGATTGAAGATGTAGAGAAGAAGCTCAGAGAAGTTGTACTTGACTGTATGATTACGTGCCACAAAGGGAAACCATTGTCTCAGTTATGGCCATGTTAG
- the LOC101250906 gene encoding thymidylate kinase isoform X1: protein MSNFALTTTLRRTLKVEGTLFSSRSFVPKTISTFPRKFGTWAALFSLKSSLDLKLRFKPSRLIHMENKESSSSRGALIVLEGLDRCGKTSQSGRLYKYLDEQGHSVESWRFPDRNTGVGQMISSYLANKSQLDDHAIHLLFSANRWEKRSLMEEKLKSGTTLIVDRYSYSGVAFSSAKGLDIEWCKAPEIGLLAPDLVVYLDISPEKAAERGGYGDERYEQLEFQKKVAGSYLSLRDSSWKVIDATLSIEDVEKKLREVVLDCMITCHKGKPLSQLWPC, encoded by the exons ATGAGCAATTTCGCACTCACCACAACACT TCGAAGGACTTTAAAAGTGGAGGGAACTTTGTTTTCCAGCAGAAGTTTTGTACCAAAGACAATTTCGACCTTTCCTAGAAAATTTGGAACTTGGGCAGCTTTATTTTCATTGAAGTCTAGCTTGGATTTGAAGTTACGTTTTAAGCCTTCGAGACTTATTCATATGGAGAACAAAGAGAGCAGCAGCTCCAGAGGTGCTTTAATTGTTTTAGAAGGGTTGGATCGCTGTGGGAAGACATCGCAATCTGGCAGACTGTACAAGTATTTGGATGAGCAGGGACATTCAGTTGAGTCGTGGAGATTTCCTGACAGAAATACAGGCGTTGGGCAAATGATTTCTTCTTATCTTGCAAACAAATCACAGTTGGATGACCATGCAATCCATCTTCTCTTCAGTGCAAATCGTTGGGAAAAGAG ATCATTAATGGAGGAGAAGCTGAAGAGTGGAACGACTCTCATCGTTGACCGCTATTCTTATTCTGGGGTGGCATTTTCCTCTGCCAAGGGACTTGATATTGAATGGTGTAAG GCTCCAGAAATAGGGTTGTTAGCTCCAGATCTGGTTGTATATCTCGACATATCTCCAGAG AAAGCTGCTGAAAGAGGAGGTTATGGAGATGAAAGATATGAGCAGCTTGAGTTTCAGAAAAAGGTTGCTGGATCTTATTTGTCTCTTCGTGATTCCTCGTGGAAG GTTATCGATGCAACCCTTTCGATTGAAGATGTAGAGAAGAAGCTCAGAGAAGTTGTACTTGACTGTATGATTACGTGCCACAAAGGGAAACCATTGTCTCAGTTATGGCCATGTTAG
- the LOC101250906 gene encoding thymidylate kinase isoform X3, with product MSNFALTTTLSFVPKTISTFPRKFGTWAALFSLKSSLDLKLRFKPSRLIHMENKESSSSRGALIVLEGLDRCGKTSQSGRLYKYLDEQGHSVESWRFPDRNTGVGQMISSYLANKSQLDDHAIHLLFSANRWEKRSLMEEKLKSGTTLIVDRYSYSGVAFSSAKGLDIEWCKAPEIGLLAPDLVVYLDISPEKAAERGGYGDERYEQLEFQKKVAGSYLSLRDSSWKVIDATLSIEDVEKKLREVVLDCMITCHKGKPLSQLWPC from the exons ATGAGCAATTTCGCACTCACCACAACACT AAGTTTTGTACCAAAGACAATTTCGACCTTTCCTAGAAAATTTGGAACTTGGGCAGCTTTATTTTCATTGAAGTCTAGCTTGGATTTGAAGTTACGTTTTAAGCCTTCGAGACTTATTCATATGGAGAACAAAGAGAGCAGCAGCTCCAGAGGTGCTTTAATTGTTTTAGAAGGGTTGGATCGCTGTGGGAAGACATCGCAATCTGGCAGACTGTACAAGTATTTGGATGAGCAGGGACATTCAGTTGAGTCGTGGAGATTTCCTGACAGAAATACAGGCGTTGGGCAAATGATTTCTTCTTATCTTGCAAACAAATCACAGTTGGATGACCATGCAATCCATCTTCTCTTCAGTGCAAATCGTTGGGAAAAGAG ATCATTAATGGAGGAGAAGCTGAAGAGTGGAACGACTCTCATCGTTGACCGCTATTCTTATTCTGGGGTGGCATTTTCCTCTGCCAAGGGACTTGATATTGAATGGTGTAAG GCTCCAGAAATAGGGTTGTTAGCTCCAGATCTGGTTGTATATCTCGACATATCTCCAGAG AAAGCTGCTGAAAGAGGAGGTTATGGAGATGAAAGATATGAGCAGCTTGAGTTTCAGAAAAAGGTTGCTGGATCTTATTTGTCTCTTCGTGATTCCTCGTGGAAG GTTATCGATGCAACCCTTTCGATTGAAGATGTAGAGAAGAAGCTCAGAGAAGTTGTACTTGACTGTATGATTACGTGCCACAAAGGGAAACCATTGTCTCAGTTATGGCCATGTTAG
- the LOC101250612 gene encoding heterogeneous nuclear ribonucleoprotein 1 isoform X1: MQSDLGKLFIGGISWDTNEERLKEYFSTYGEVLEAVIMKDRTTGRARGFGFIVFADPAVADRVIKEKHNIDGRMVEAKKAVPRDDQSTISRSSPSIQGSPGPGRTRKIFVGGLASTVTETDFKEYFEQFGTITDVVVMYDHNTQRPRGFGFITYDSEDAVDKVLLKPFHELNGKMVEVKRAVPKELSPGPRLGGFNHPLSRINNFLNGYTQGYSPNTVAGYGVRMDGRFSPIAGGRSGFAPFGSGYGMGLNFEPGLSPGYGGSANFNSNLSYGRGLNPYYVNSSNRVGGPIGFDGVNGGSSSFFSSATRNLWGSGGLGYGTNSTSSSTFAVAGNGNTGAGNFSNTGVWGSSSISPQGRGNVSNQSGNLGYGGDDSLYGLTGGYGRNVTSSGAPTSSYPASNGSYDGPLADFYSGGLGYSDSTWRSANSERDGSGSIGYGLGNAPSDMPPKNSASYVGSYGVGKRQSNSADSSCF, from the exons ATGCAATCTGATCTTGGGAAGTTATTCATTGGTGGAATTTCATGGGACACAAATGAAGAGCGTCTGAAGGAGTATTTTAGTACTTATGGGGAGGTTTTAGAGGCTGTAATTATGAAGGATAGGACTACTGGACGTGCCCGTGGTTTTGGTTTTATTGTCTTTGCTGATCCTGCTGTTGCTGATAGGGTAATCAAGGAGAAACACAACATTGATGGCAGGATG GTTGAAGCAAAGAAGGCTGTTCCTAGGGATGACCAGAGCACAATAAGTAGAAGCAGTCCTAGCATTCAGGGTTCTCCTGGTCCAGGACgtacaagaaaaatatttgttggAGGTTTAGCATCCACAGTAACTGAGACTGACTTTAAGGAGTACTTTGAGCAATTTGGAACAATCACAGATGTAGTAGTTATGTACGACCATAACACTCAGAGACCAAGAGGCTTTGGGTTCATAACTTATGATTCAGAGGATGCAGTGGATAAAGTATTGCTTAAGCCCTTCCATGAACTGAATGGTAAAATGGTCGAGGTCAAACGTGCAGTCCCCAAAGAGTTATCACCAGGTCCAAGACTTGGCGGGTTCAACCATCCATTAAGTAGGATCAATAACTTCCTTAATGGATACACACAAGGATACTCTCCGAATACAGTTGCAGGATATGGAGTCAGGATGGATGGTAGATTTAGCCCCATTGCTGGAGGTAGGAGTGGTTTTGCTCCATTTGGTTCTGGTTATGGAATGGGGCTTAACTTTGAACCAGGGTTAAGCCCAGGATATGGGGGAAGTGCAAACTTTAACAGCAACTTGAGCTATGGAAGGGGACTGAACCCTTATTATGTTAATAGTTCAAACAGAGTTGGTGGTCCTATTGGGTTTGATGGAGTAAATGGAGGAAGTAGTTCATTCTTCAGCTCAGCAACTCGGAATTTGTGGGGAAGTGGGGGTTTGGGTTATGGAACGAACTCCACAAGCTCTAGCACCTTTGCAGTAGCTGGAAATGGGAACACCGGGGCAGGAAACTTTAGCAACACTGGAGTTTGGGGTTCATCTTCAATTTCCCCTCAAGGTAGAGGAAATGTTTCTAACCAAAGTGGAAATCTTGGTTATGGGGGTGATGATAGTTTATATGGGTTGACTGGAGGCTATGGAAGAAATGTTACATCAAGTGGGGCTCCTACCTCATCATATCCTGCATCTAATGGTAGCTATGATGGTCCTTTAGCTGATTTTTACAGTGGTGGTTTGGGATATAGTGATTCCACTTGGCGCTCGGCAAATTCTGAGCGAGATGGATCTGGTTCAATTGGTTATGGACTCGGCAATGCACCCTCAGACATGCCACCTAAAAATTCTGCTAGTTATGTTGGCAGTTATGGTGTTGGTAAAAGACAGTCAAACAGCG CTGATTCTAGCTGTTTCTGA
- the LOC101250612 gene encoding heterogeneous nuclear ribonucleoprotein 1 isoform X2, translating to MQSDLGKLFIGGISWDTNEERLKEYFSTYGEVLEAVIMKDRTTGRARGFGFIVFADPAVADRVIKEKHNIDGRMVEAKKAVPRDDQSTISRSSPSIQGSPGPGRTRKIFVGGLASTVTETDFKEYFEQFGTITDVVVMYDHNTQRPRGFGFITYDSEDAVDKVLLKPFHELNGKMVEVKRAVPKELSPGPRLGGFNHPLSRINNFLNGYTQGYSPNTVAGYGVRMDGRFSPIAGGRSGFAPFGSGYGMGLNFEPGLSPGYGGSANFNSNLSYGRGLNPYYVNSSNRVGGPIGFDGVNGGSSSFFSSATRNLWGSGGLGYGTNSTSSSTFAVAGNGNTGAGNFSNTGVWGSSSISPQGRGNVSNQSGNLGYGGDDSLYGLTGGYGRNVTSSGAPTSSYPASNGSYDGPLADFYSGGLGYSDSTWRSANSERDGSGSIGYGLGNAPSDMPPKNSASYVGSYGVGKRQSNSGIGG from the exons ATGCAATCTGATCTTGGGAAGTTATTCATTGGTGGAATTTCATGGGACACAAATGAAGAGCGTCTGAAGGAGTATTTTAGTACTTATGGGGAGGTTTTAGAGGCTGTAATTATGAAGGATAGGACTACTGGACGTGCCCGTGGTTTTGGTTTTATTGTCTTTGCTGATCCTGCTGTTGCTGATAGGGTAATCAAGGAGAAACACAACATTGATGGCAGGATG GTTGAAGCAAAGAAGGCTGTTCCTAGGGATGACCAGAGCACAATAAGTAGAAGCAGTCCTAGCATTCAGGGTTCTCCTGGTCCAGGACgtacaagaaaaatatttgttggAGGTTTAGCATCCACAGTAACTGAGACTGACTTTAAGGAGTACTTTGAGCAATTTGGAACAATCACAGATGTAGTAGTTATGTACGACCATAACACTCAGAGACCAAGAGGCTTTGGGTTCATAACTTATGATTCAGAGGATGCAGTGGATAAAGTATTGCTTAAGCCCTTCCATGAACTGAATGGTAAAATGGTCGAGGTCAAACGTGCAGTCCCCAAAGAGTTATCACCAGGTCCAAGACTTGGCGGGTTCAACCATCCATTAAGTAGGATCAATAACTTCCTTAATGGATACACACAAGGATACTCTCCGAATACAGTTGCAGGATATGGAGTCAGGATGGATGGTAGATTTAGCCCCATTGCTGGAGGTAGGAGTGGTTTTGCTCCATTTGGTTCTGGTTATGGAATGGGGCTTAACTTTGAACCAGGGTTAAGCCCAGGATATGGGGGAAGTGCAAACTTTAACAGCAACTTGAGCTATGGAAGGGGACTGAACCCTTATTATGTTAATAGTTCAAACAGAGTTGGTGGTCCTATTGGGTTTGATGGAGTAAATGGAGGAAGTAGTTCATTCTTCAGCTCAGCAACTCGGAATTTGTGGGGAAGTGGGGGTTTGGGTTATGGAACGAACTCCACAAGCTCTAGCACCTTTGCAGTAGCTGGAAATGGGAACACCGGGGCAGGAAACTTTAGCAACACTGGAGTTTGGGGTTCATCTTCAATTTCCCCTCAAGGTAGAGGAAATGTTTCTAACCAAAGTGGAAATCTTGGTTATGGGGGTGATGATAGTTTATATGGGTTGACTGGAGGCTATGGAAGAAATGTTACATCAAGTGGGGCTCCTACCTCATCATATCCTGCATCTAATGGTAGCTATGATGGTCCTTTAGCTGATTTTTACAGTGGTGGTTTGGGATATAGTGATTCCACTTGGCGCTCGGCAAATTCTGAGCGAGATGGATCTGGTTCAATTGGTTATGGACTCGGCAATGCACCCTCAGACATGCCACCTAAAAATTCTGCTAGTTATGTTGGCAGTTATGGTGTTGGTAAAAGACAGTCAAACAGCG GGATTGGTGGCTAG
- the LOC101250320 gene encoding uncharacterized protein produces the protein MDCHQVVSMEESESLVVDDKTKSDCQGKGGVVRNVEGFIGVLDVHVHQARDIHNICIYHKQDVYAKVSLTSNPEEAVSTDTINGGGQNPVFDQSLRLNVKTIETSVRCEIWMMSRVKNYLQDQLLGLTLVPLCDVLAENGKLEQEFTLSSSDLFHSPSGFVQLTLTYTGATPEVLEIPTPGHSLAAANADEIAESIPCELVKIEFPDPQIVNENERMVTEYYAIPCTELDGQSSEHIDSKENGGHISSENVQITPESVAVEGQDATEIKKVETLTLSASAKSSPSNSNPKQTSTATEEESALPLDDTKDSAKEVDSTSSVKPISTFTLPVVNVSIVPEKQVVQQDIVDIYKKSMQQFTEALEKMKLPLDIENGNDKTENSSSSERPQTRPNGQSPRVFYGSSAFY, from the coding sequence ATGGACTGTCATCAAGTAGTCAGTATGGAAGAATCAGAATCTCTTGTTGTTGATGACAAAACAAAATCTGATTGTCAAGGGAAGGGTGGTGTGGTTAGGAATGTAGAGGGGTTTATTGGGGTTCTTGATGTTCATGTGCATCAAGCAAGGGATATACATAACATATGTATATATCATAAACAAGATGTGTATGCTAAGGTTTCCTTAACTAGTAATCCTGAAGAAGCTGTTTCGACTGATACTATTAATGGTGGGGGGCAGAACCCGGTTTTCGATCAGAGTCTTCGACTTAATGTCAAGACTATTGAAACATCAGTGAGATGTGAGATATGGATGATGAGTAGGGTGAAGAATTATTTGCAGGATCAGTTGTTGGGATTAACTTTAGTACCACTTTGTGATGTTCTTGCTGAGAATGGGAAGCTAGAACAAGAATTCACCTTGTCATCGAGTGATCTTTTCCATTCTCCGTCCGGTTTTGTGCAATTGACACTAACATATACTGGTGCAACCCCGGAAGTCTTGGAAATTCCCACACCAGGCCATTCTTTGGCTGCAGCAAATGCTGATGAAATAGCTGAGAGTATTCCTTGTGAACTGGTTAAGATTGAATTCCCGGATCCCCAAATTGTGAACGAAAATGAACGAATGGTTACCGAGTACTATGCAATTCCCTGCACTGAATTGGATGGTCAAAGCTCTGAGCATATAGACTCCAAAGAAAATGGTGGACACATCTCTTCTGAAAATGTTCAGATTACACCAGAAAGTGTGGCTGTTGAAGGTCAAGATGCCACTGAAATCAAGAAGGTAGAGACTCTCACCCTGAGTGCTTCAGCCAAAAGTTCTCCATCAAACTCAAACCCCAAACAGACATCAACCGCTACGGAGGAGGAATCTGCACTGCCTTTGGATGATACTAAAGACAGTGCTAAAGAGGTTGATAGCACCTCATCTGTTAAGCCTATTAGCACGTTTACGCTGCCAGTTGTCAACGTGAGCATTGTACCAGAGAAGCAGGTTGTGCAGCAAGATATAGttgatatatataagaaaagtaTGCAGCAATTCACTGAAGCTCTAGAAAAGATGAAACTTCCTCTGGACATTGAAAATGGAAATGACAAAACAGAGAACTCTAGTTCAAGTGAGAGACCACAGACGCGCCCAAATGGCCAAAGCCCAAGAGTGTTTTATGGTAGTAGTGCCTTCTACTGA